The Nicotiana tomentosiformis chromosome 2, ASM39032v3, whole genome shotgun sequence genome includes the window GTTATCTTCATTCTTCACCActgtcatgccccccttcttgGGTATAACTTGCACTGGACTAATCCACTGGCTATCACATATGGGGAAAATCACTCCCGCATCTAACAATTTAATGATCTCCTTGTGCACTACCTCCTCTAGATTTTTGTTCAACTTGTGTTGGGGCTACACCACTGGCTTGTTATTTTCTTCTAGcagaattttgtgcatgcaaatggCTGGACTAATTCCTTGAATATCAGCTATACTCCAGCCAATGCCCTTTTGTACTTTTTCAGCAGCTCCACCAGCTTTTGCTCTTGTGTACATGTCAAGTAAGCAGAAATAATCACAGGAAAATTATTAGTTTcaagaaaagcatattaaaagtgagtagggAGGACTATCAATTCCACACTAGGCTTAGAAGCCTCCTATTTTAGTTCCTCCTCATCAACCAATTGATCCTCAATTTCAAGAGCTTCATCCTTTTTCTTTATTTCAGGATCTTCATCATCCACTGTGCTAGACTGAGTAATACACCTCTCTAGAGTATCCCCAACAAGATTTTCAAGCTTATATTTTTCAACCAATTCCCCAACAATATCTAGTTTGAAGCACGAGTAGGCAGACGCCTCATCATTGGGGTATTTCATCATTCTTTCCATCTGAAATACTACTTTCTCATTTCCCACCCTGAGCATAAGCTGCCCCTCATAGATATCAAGGATTGCTCTGCTTGTACATAAAAATGGCCTTCCTAGAATTAGAGGTACCTCCTTGTTCACCTCCATGTCGACCAAAATAAAGTCCACGGGGAACACAAACTTGTCCACCCATTCTAGAATATCCTCAATAATTCCTTCAAGCAGGATGGTGGTCTAGTCAGCCAGTTGTAGGGACACTGGTATTGGTTTGATCACTCCAAGCTCACCTTTAAGTTTTCTGAACACAGACAAAGGCATTAGATTTATAGACACACCAGAATCATAGATGGCCTTGTCGAATTTCTCATTCCCCAACGAGCATGGTATGGTGAAGCTTCTTGGGTCCTCACACTTTTGGGGAATTTTATTTTGCAATATGGCATTGTAGTGGACATTCAACATAGACACTGTTATCTCATTTAATTTCTTCTTGCTAGAtaggatttccttcaagaacGCTGGCATCTGAATGAGTACCTCTGTGAAAGAAATATTCACATAAAGTTGTTTGAGCATCTCCAAGAACCGCCCAAAATAATTATCAAGTCTTTCCCGCTTCATCTTTTGAGGGAATAATAGAGCTGGCATGTGTCTACTTTCTTCAATCTCCTCTTGTACCCCACTACTCTGGCCATTCTGCATTTTACACTTTTTCGCTTCCAATGTCTCAGTCTGCTTGTTCACCACCTCAGGTCTAGCTTTCATAACCGGGTCAACCACTATTTTGCCACTTCTTAGAAATACAACTTTGATTGTTTCCTTTGGGTTCTTTTCAGTGTTAGATAGTAGAGTCTGAGGAGCCATGTCAGATAACAGATTTGCAATCTATCCCATTTGTCTTTTTTTCTAGATGGTTATGACCTGCGTCTCAAATTTTTCATCTATTTTGTTTATGaatgccttcatgagatcttccatACTAGAATGATTTAACTGTTGTGGCTGGTACTGCTGCCTAGGCTGGTTCTGAAAACTTGGTGGTCTTTGACCCTGGGGTCTATGATTATTTTGCTGCCATGAGTTCAAACTCCCactaggtgaactccatgaaaaacctgGATGTCTTTGTCCCAAAATATTATAATTGTTCCTACCTTGATAGTTTCCTCTATTAAAGTTCCCTACCGCATTTACTTCCTCAGCTGAAGCTTGACACTCATGTGTAGGGTGTCCTATTCCACAAAAGTCACATGCTGCTTGTGGTTCACTCAGTATCTTGGCCAATGTCAACTTTCTTATCTCTTTTGCCATGATATCTAGCTGGGCTTGCACTGATGTGTTAGAGTCCACCTGGTGAACCCCAACAGATTTTCTCCTATCATTATCCTCAGCAGGCCACTAGTTAGCGTCCTTAGACAATTCATCAAGAATTAAGACCACCTACTCCGGAATTTTCTTCATTAATGAGCCTCAACATGCGGTACTCAGAGTTCGTCGTGAGGAGGGTGTTAGTCCATCCCATAAATCTTGAAAATGCATCCACAATTCAATTCTATTATGTTGACACCTTCTCATTATCTCCTTAAATCATTCCCAATCGAAAATCGTTTCAGTGTCCCTCTGGTAGAAGTTGTGAATTTCCCTTCTAAACTTCCCTATTTTTGCAGCTGAGACATACTTGTCAAGAAACTTTTTAGTTATGTCTTCCCATGTCCTGATCGACCTGATCGGTAAGCTACGAAGCCAGTGGTTCGCGTCATCCTTCCGTGAAAAGGGGAATGCGTTACTTCCTCAGCTGAAGCTTGACACTCATGTGTAGGGTGTCCTATTCCACAAAAGTCATATGCTGCTTGTGGTTCACTCCGTATCTTGGCCAATATCAACTTTCTTATCTCTTTGGCCATGTTATCTACCTGGGCTTGCACTGATGTGTTAGAGTCCACCCGGTGAACCCCAATAGATTTTCTCCTGTCATTACCCTCAGCAGGCCACTAGTTAGCGTCCTTAGACAATTCATCAAGAATTAGGATGACCTCCTCCAGAATTTTCTTCATTAATGGACCACCACATGCGGTACACAGAGTTCGTAGTGAAGAGGGTGTCAGTCCATCCCAGAAGTCCTGAAAATGCATCCATAATTCAATTCCATTATGTTGACACCTTCTCATTATCTCCTTGAATCATTCCCAAGCTTCAAAAATCGCTTCAGTGTCCCTCTGGTAGAAGTTGTGAATTTCCCTTCTAAACTTCCTTATTTTTGCAGCTGAGACGTACTTGTCAAGAAACTTTTTAGTTATGTCTTCCCATGTCCTGATCGACCTGATATGATAAGCTACGAAGCCAGTGCTTCACGTCATCCTTCCGTGAAAAGGGGAATGCGTTTACTTCCTCAGCTGAAGCTTGACACTTATGTGTAGGGTGTCCCATTTCACAAAAGTCACATGCTGCTTGTGGTTCACTCAGTATCTTGGACAATGTCAGCTTTCTTATCTCTTTGGCCATGGTATCTAGATGGGCTTGCACTGATGTGTTAGAGTCTACCTGGTGAACCCCAACAGATTTTCTCCTATCATTACCCTCATCAGGCCACTAGTTAGCGTCCTTAGACAATTCATCAAGAATTAAGACGACCTCCTCCGGAATTTTCTTCATTAATGGACCTCCACATGCGGTACTCAAAGTTCGTCGTGAGGAGGGTGTCAGTCCATCCCAGAAGTCCTGAAAATGCATCCACAATTCAATTCCATTATGTTGACACCTTCTTATAATCTCCTTGAATCATTCCCAAGCTTTAAAAATCATTTCAGTATCCCTCTAGTAGAAGTTGTGAATTTTCCTTATAAACTTCCCTGTTTTTGCAGCTGAGACGTACTTGTCAAGAAACGTTTTAGTTATATCTTCCCATGTGCTGATAGACCCGATCGGTAAGCTACGAAGCCATTGCTTCGCGTCATGCTTCCGTGAAAATGGGAATTCCCTTAGATAGACTGCATCTTTTGATACTCCATTATACTGGAAGGTGTTCATAATTTCCTCAAAGTCCATTAAGTAAGTGTTAGGATCTTCTTTCACCTTCCCTCTGAAGATACACTTTTTTGGATGGTTTGAATCAAGCCTTTCTTCAACTCAAATCTGTTTGCTGCTATGGGTGGAGGCCTAACACTTGACAATCCTTGATTGTAGCCTGGTCAAGCATAATCCCCTAATGACCTCCCAGCCCTAGGTGTTGCATTCTCGAACTGGTCTTCAACCAAGAGTCAGTTTAGATTGAATCTTTGACCCCCACCATCTTGGATAGTCCCCTCAGTAGCTCTAAGGGTTGCCCCAGCTGCTATCCGTGCCGCTTCTTGTTGTGCTGCCTCTCTTATAGCTAAGTCTACTCCATCAATCTCTTTGTTTGCCATGTTATCTCGAGTCGAAGTATGACCCAAGAAATTTTTTGTTAATTCTCTTTCTTTCGTCAGTTGTCGCATGTGTTTCTCCAACTTTGATTTGTAGGGTATCACTGCCtttgaagaagatcgagtcatacatCAGAGAAGTTAAACCTTTACTCTGCACACAAGTGAGAAAACGTGAATATAATAAAGCAAAATTGGTTCCTGAATTAGTACTAAAAGCTATTTTAAACACTATTAATTGCTAATCCCcagcaacggtgccaaaatttgacgagcgcaaaatacaacacaaaattattgctcgctagtcaaagatagtttAATTTAAATCGTCTCCATAGGgcttggatttaaacagtattcgaATAATCTTCTGTTAATTACTATCCaggaaaattaacacttgatttaataattttcaactATGATTAACTACTAAACATTAAgcaattaacaattgatcacCAAAGATAGCAAATGAGCAACAAAGagatatcaatgagagaaataaaggTATTTGACTAGACatgtgcaagataattgactCAAGATTCAATTCTTGAGTTAgttcactctataatactgttGATTCTCACAAATTTAATAGATAATCAGATTACTCTTGAAGTTAATATTCCTCTTCTGATTAAATGTTAAATTCAGCAATTAATCCAATTGAATCACGGTAACTAATTGAAATGAATAAAATGATGGTTATGATttaaagggtaacttctcacgaatatttttctattttttattttgattaataattcaagaagctctttcgattacctatttgaatcacgaGTTTAGactagagcataagatgtaaagaaattcaatatttataacgacccgacaggtctTTTGAGTATTAGCAGTCCGTTCATTGGCTGAAGGTCTCAAGCTGCTCCATATTATATGTTATGACGTGCGCGCGTAGTCGAGTTCGGACTTCGAATTATTCGGGATTGATGTGGAAGAAGGATtcgtgttttagaagcttaagcggcaAGAGTTGACtgaaatttgacttttatgtagacgactccggaataaaatttttattgttccaatagttttgtatggtgattttgtacttaggcgtgcgtccgtatttggatttggagacctgtagggtaatttgaagcatttcggcaaaaattagaaagttgaagtttttggAAGTTAAGAGGGGTGACCGAGAATTAACCTTGGTGATATTGGGGTCAAATTTGTATTCCGAGAAttggattagctctgttatgtcatttgggacttgcatgcaaaatttgacattattccgggttgatttggtgtgtttcggcacgagttttgggaGTTAGAAGACTTCAAAATTTAtgagttcgattcgtggtgcgattcataatttcggcattgtttgatgtgattcgaggcctcgagtaggtccacattgtattttgaaactttttGGTATGCTTGGATGGAGTCTCGGAgccctcgggtgtgtttcggacgagttttGGATGATTTCCATGCTTGTGATCAGGTCTTGTTCTGGTGCTTCGCACTTGTGACGTTTTGGAGCCCAGGTGTGGCTCCGCTTCTATGTGAGCATGGTCACTTCTGCGATCATTGTGGCCTGAGGGGAACTCGCTTTTGCGGAGTTTGGGAACGCAAGTGCgatggccgcttttgcggcctagagatcgcaaatgcgaagatctccgcatctgcgacttttTTTGCGCTTTtgcggagtcgcaggtgcggccactggGCTTGCCAgttgagttcgcagatgcagaccttttctcgcaaatgcgaggccgcagaTGCAACATTCATGTTCGTAactgcgaaaagcctgggcagaatccCATTTATGTCGAGGGTTTgatatttttaacatatttttaGTTCTACACCtcagttttgggagatttttcgtgggtttttcaaggtACTCATTGGGGTATCTTGAATTGAAATTATTCGTGGATTTGTCATGCTATCCTTTCCTAATTGCTaatccttaattgaaattattattatctcttctgtagTTGTCtacccttaattgaggttatgattatctttttcgttgcttatccttaattgaatttgttgcatctcatcgtaattgctcaaccctaaatgaagtttagTTATCCTTTATCATAGTTGCCCCATCCTTATTTAGAATAATTTGTCACATATTATTTATCCCTTGTTGAGCCATTCTTATTGAGGCTAGTATTCCCTATTATGTttattctttgtgagctcgttctaccgCTTCTTTGTGAGCCAAAGCCCTttagttgatttacttgtcgtattctcgtgctattgttgttgttgttgttgttgttgtactcagtttGTTGAGTCGAGGGCTATGTGCGGTTGTGGTACTAACATTGTTTAGATGAAATATTGTGGaatatgggcacatgttgtgaaagtcattctattgtgatgttgtgcttttggcacgtgatattgttgggaggttttgtTCGGGTATTTGCACAAGATTTCTGTCGtcttattgttactattgatatgcacatgcggcatgacaataTGGGCTATATATGTGAGTTTgagcatgtggcgagacaaggtgggaatattattatgcgcgtgcggcgagacaaggcggacatttactttattattgcgcatgtggcgagacaagttTGGCTATGTCATAGATTGATttatgatgacttgtgatggcctgggggcattgttgttgtccatatttgtgtagtggcgtgCCTAACCTATGTGAGTTTTACTTGGTGCAAATTCTGGGGATCGTCCCTTATGTGCCGTTCAAttttttctctactcttattcgttGGCCCgaactgtgatagaacacttgcacaagcatacacatactttatcaccctatcggtttaagaagattaACACTGAAGCTACCGATCATTTGTACATACTCCGTCTACTTGTTTTATATGTGAGATTTATTcaattggcacgtgagtcgtccatgCAGTTATC containing:
- the LOC104112962 gene encoding uncharacterized protein, which produces MAPQTLLSNTEKNPKETIKVVFLRSGKIVVDPVMKARPEVVNKQTETLEAKKCKMQNGQSSGVQEEIEESRHMPALLFPQKMKRERLDNYFGRFLEMLKQLYVNISFTEVLIQMPAFLKEILSSKKKLNEITVSMLNVHYNAILQNKIPQKCEDPRSFTIPCSLGNEKFDKAIYDSGVSINLMPLSVFRKLKGIIEDILEWVDKFVFPVDFILVDMEVNKEVPLILGRPFLCTSRAILDIYEGQLMLRVGNEKVVFQMERMMKYPNDEASAYSCFKLDIVGELVEKYKLENLVGDTLERCITQSSTVDDEDPEIKKKDEALEIEDQLVDEEELK